The following are from one region of the Hydrogenophaga sp. BPS33 genome:
- a CDS encoding SOS response-associated peptidase family protein, whose translation MCYSAQIWADYRRYKRAYGTEIDIATFAELFWSRLENPRIVIPRGLEATFEHPTNEAERSIWEAIELHRTRTSATIEQDLFKQRKRLADAERSLLTKHTKKATEDVRIAGDKIARGLSRLEEMRRTELTPNDSRIYPGNYAPVMVMENGRRVVKPMRYQCRPAGKPAIYDTKYPGTYNARRNNLTGFWRGQFGVTHGLMVVDVFYENVSTPDGNVVLEFRPRSGEPMLIACLWSKWTAPAEPDLLSFAAITSDPPPEVAAAGHDRCIVQIRPENVDRWLRAGGNDAELLAILDDPAPTYYEHRLAA comes from the coding sequence ATGTGCTACTCAGCTCAAATCTGGGCGGACTACCGACGGTACAAGCGGGCGTACGGCACGGAGATCGACATTGCCACCTTCGCCGAGCTGTTTTGGTCGCGGCTGGAGAATCCCCGCATCGTGATTCCCCGGGGTTTAGAGGCGACGTTTGAGCACCCGACCAATGAGGCCGAGCGGAGCATCTGGGAGGCGATCGAGCTGCACCGCACCCGCACATCCGCCACCATTGAGCAGGACCTCTTCAAACAGCGCAAGCGCCTGGCCGACGCCGAGCGGTCTCTTCTGACGAAGCACACCAAGAAGGCGACGGAGGACGTGCGCATTGCCGGTGACAAGATCGCGCGCGGGCTGTCCAGGCTGGAGGAGATGCGGCGCACCGAGCTCACACCAAATGACTCACGGATCTACCCCGGCAACTACGCCCCGGTGATGGTGATGGAGAACGGGCGGCGAGTCGTGAAGCCCATGCGCTACCAGTGCCGTCCTGCAGGCAAACCGGCGATCTACGACACCAAATATCCGGGCACCTACAACGCCCGACGGAACAACCTCACGGGCTTCTGGCGCGGGCAGTTTGGTGTGACTCACGGCCTAATGGTGGTGGATGTGTTCTACGAGAACGTGAGCACGCCGGACGGCAATGTGGTGCTGGAGTTTCGTCCTCGATCGGGTGAGCCCATGCTGATCGCCTGCCTGTGGTCGAAGTGGACTGCGCCGGCGGAACCTGACCTGCTGTCGTTCGCGGCCATCACGAGTGATCCGCCGCCCGAGGTCGCAGCTGCTGGACATGACCGATGCATCGTGCAGATACGGCCAGAGAACGTGGACCGGTGGCTGCGT